In Pseudophryne corroboree isolate aPseCor3 chromosome 3, aPseCor3.hap2, whole genome shotgun sequence, a genomic segment contains:
- the LOC135056142 gene encoding E3 ubiquitin/ISG15 ligase TRIM25-like, with translation MRHEFFKEKGTFNFTCGSAVKLSIMASAGLQEELSCSICLNIYTDPVTLRCGHNFCRVCIGCALDTQEGSGVYTCPDCRETFQKRPILYRSIALRNIADHFHSTQTEQTETGIFCTHCTQSSVPAVKFCLLCKVSLCHKHLRVHSKSAEHALTDPITFLENKQCSIHKKILEYYCTEDKACICVTCSLARDHKGHSVEPLDGAFEKKKHKLRQLREKLTSKREETEKGVQNLQVHRREVQEKAAGVTDRVAALFNNTRKQLERLEKTTQSEISSWEKNISLSVSNLIQQLEMKKDGLYSKILYIDELCNLKDAISVLQEQESDSGDFWNAKDGENADREGHDNKVLDVSDLDKGISEALHSGLSEIIKGVKRGINLLEPADIVLDINTAGNYIHISDDLKTATQLQLNQNRSEIKDRFQCNQVLSTRSFASGQHYWEVETSRSGNLRVGMCYPSIDRKGYQAWIGDNKKSWCLRRWHNNDSNQYSVMHDSKVTQLPTKFSFPKLRVYLDYEAGQLSFYELGGPVRHLYTFNATFTEPLHAALCIWRDGFIKICG, from the coding sequence AtgagacatgagttttttaaagagaAGGGGACTTTCAATTTCACTTGTGGCTCAGCCGTCAAGCTATCAATAATGGCATCTGCTGGTCTGCAGGAGGAGCTGAGCTGCTCCATCTGTCTGAACATTTACACAGATCCTGTAACGCTGAGATGTGGACATAACTTCTGCCGGGTCTGTATTGGGTGTGCACTGGATACGCAAGAGGGGTCTGGAGTTTATACCTGTCCTGACTGCAGAGAAACATTTCAGAAGCGTCCGATACTGTACAGATCTATAGCGCTGCGTAACATAGCAGACCATTTCCATTCCACTCAGACAGAACAGACCGAGACTGGAATTTTTTGTACTCACTGCACTCAATCTTCTGTGCCTGCTGTTAAATTCTGTCTGCTGTGTAAAGTGTCCCTATGTCATAAACACTTGAGAGTACACAGCAAATCAGCAGAACATGCCCTAACTGACCCCATCACTTTTCTGGAGAACAAACAATGTTCAATTCACAAGAAAATTCTGGAGTATTACTGCACTGAAGACAAGGCTTGCATTTGTGTCACCTGTTCCCTGGCTAGAGACCACAAAGGACACAGCGTGGAGCCGTTAGATGGAGCTTTTGAAAAGAAGAAGCATAAGCTGAGACAACTTCGGGAGAAATTGACTTCAAAGAGAGAGGAGACTGAGAAAGGAGTCCAGAATCTACAGGTACACAGGAGAGAGGTGCAGGAGAAAGCAGCGGGTGTAACAGATAGAGTCGCTGCCCTGTTTAACAACACCAGGAAGCAACTAGAAAGGCTAGAGAAGACAACCCAGAGTGAGATCTCCAGCTGGGAAAAGAACATTTCACTATCAGTCTCTAATCTAATCCAGCAGCTGGAAATGAAGAAGGATGGTTTGTATAGTAAAATACTTTACATTGATGAACTGTGCAACCTGAAAGATGCAATATCTGTCTTACAAgagcaggagtcagacagtggtgactTTTGGAATGCCAAGGATGGAGAAAATGCGGACAGAGAGGGACACGATAACAAAGTTCTTGATGTAAGTGATCTGGATAAAGGGATCTCAGAGGCATTACACTCAGGTTTATCTGAAATTATAAAAGGTGTAAAAAGAGGGATCAATTTGCTGGAGCCAGCAGACATAGTACTGGACATAAACACAGCTggtaattatatacatatatcagaTGACTTGAAAACTGCAACACAGTTACAACTAAACCAGAATCGCTCCGAAATCAAAGACAGATTTCAATGCAATCAGGTTTTAAGTACCAGGAGTTTTGCATCAGGACAACATTACTGGGAAGTAGAGACCAGTAGATCAGGGAACCTAAGAGTAGGGATGTGTTATCCCAGTATAGACAGGAAGGGATATCAGGCATGGATTGGCGATAATAAGAAGTCATGGTGTTTGCGCAGGTGGCATAATAATGACAGTAATCAGTATTCTGTGATGCATGACAGTAAAGTCACCCAGTTACCTACCAAGTTTTCTTTTCCTAAACTTAGAGTCTATCTTGACTATGAGGCAGGGCAGTTGTCCTTTTATGAACTAGGTGGCCCAGTCAGACACTTATACACCTTCAATGCTACCTTCACTGAGCCCCTTCATGCTGCACTCTGCATATGGAGAGATGGCTTTATAAAGATATGTGGCTAA